The following coding sequences lie in one Niabella agricola genomic window:
- a CDS encoding GatB/YqeY domain-containing protein — protein sequence MSLEQTINEDIKKAMLAKQEVALRSLRAIKAAILLAKTAEGAKDSLSAEEEIKLVQKLVKQRKDSLEIFETQNRPDLAQKEKEEIEVLENYLPAQLSAEELKPIIAGFIAETGASGPGDMGKVMGRASKELAGKADGKAIAAIVKELLAQ from the coding sequence ATGTCACTGGAACAAACCATTAATGAAGATATAAAAAAGGCAATGCTGGCCAAGCAGGAAGTAGCATTGCGTAGTTTACGGGCCATCAAAGCCGCTATTTTACTGGCTAAAACGGCGGAAGGCGCCAAAGACAGCCTGTCTGCAGAAGAAGAAATAAAGCTGGTACAAAAACTGGTAAAGCAGCGTAAAGATTCGCTGGAAATCTTTGAAACGCAAAACCGCCCGGACCTGGCGCAGAAAGAAAAAGAAGAAATTGAGGTGCTGGAAAACTACCTTCCGGCGCAGCTGAGTGCCGAGGAGTTAAAACCGATTATTGCTGGTTTTATTGCAGAAACAGGAGCTTCCGGTCCTGGTGATATGGGTAAAGTAATGGGGCGGGCCTCAAAAGAATTGGCGGGTAAAGCAGATGGAAAAGCAATAGCAGCCATTGTAAAGGAGCTGCTGGCTCAATAA
- a CDS encoding CvpA family protein, with translation MIIDLVFAVLVCLAVFKGYRKGLIVGLFSYLALVVGLAAAMKLSSVVAVKIGTIVKLSDKWLPVVAFLVVLVGVILLVQWLATLLQFSVEKILLGWANRLGGMVLFTMLYLAVFSILLFYLNQLHLLPANTVKDSVTFGFTQSFGKRAMDTIGLLIPAFRNLFEQLEQFFN, from the coding sequence ATGATCATTGATCTGGTTTTTGCCGTGCTGGTATGCCTGGCGGTGTTTAAGGGATATCGGAAAGGACTGATCGTAGGGCTTTTTTCCTACCTGGCACTGGTGGTTGGTCTGGCCGCTGCCATGAAATTATCTTCCGTGGTGGCCGTCAAAATCGGTACCATAGTAAAGCTGTCCGACAAATGGCTGCCGGTGGTAGCCTTCCTGGTGGTACTGGTAGGGGTAATCCTGCTGGTACAATGGCTGGCAACGCTGCTGCAGTTTTCGGTAGAAAAGATCCTGTTGGGATGGGCCAACCGGCTGGGTGGAATGGTGCTGTTTACCATGCTGTACCTGGCAGTGTTCTCCATCCTTTTATTTTATTTAAACCAATTGCACCTGCTGCCTGCAAACACGGTAAAGGATTCCGTCACCTTTGGTTTTACCCAATCCTTCGGAAAACGGGCCATGGATACCATCGGCCTCCTGATTCCGGCTTTCAGAAACCTGTTTGAGCAACTAGAGCAGTTTTTTAATTAA
- the gldC gene encoding gliding motility protein GldC, with the protein MKSTITINVELDENKVPSDISWNATASTAEKEKRAKAVMLSLWDGAERAALRIDLWTKEMMVDEMADFFYQSMMTMADTYGRATQYHDQVKEMKDFAQEFYKKFQEKQLEQQKAT; encoded by the coding sequence ATGAAATCAACGATCACTATAAATGTAGAACTGGATGAAAACAAAGTTCCATCCGACATTAGCTGGAATGCCACGGCCAGCACGGCAGAAAAAGAGAAACGGGCCAAGGCGGTAATGCTGTCTTTATGGGACGGCGCAGAGCGGGCCGCATTGCGGATCGACCTCTGGACCAAGGAAATGATGGTGGATGAAATGGCCGATTTCTTTTACCAGTCGATGATGACCATGGCCGATACCTACGGCCGCGCTACCCAGTACCACGACCAGGTAAAGGAAATGAAAGATTTTGCCCAGGAATTTTATAAAAAGTTCCAGGAAAAACAACTGGAACAGCAAAAAGCAACGTAG